Proteins from a single region of Haloarcula laminariae:
- a CDS encoding ABC transporter substrate-binding protein, with amino-acid sequence MSNRTTDSNRTVTRRAFLGTAGGASAIALAGCNGLGGNSSSDGEPSKPDSLVVRAWGGAWQENLQSEVAEPFTDETGIEIEYDNTSEEVMQGQIRTALNQNRAPPVNVNWSTTLQSYKAADADLMVPLDTDVVTNLSGLLPAAQPNIGDADWPFASLYSYVYSLSYNTDKVDSAPTSWEELWGDGWSDGLGFYQGGTGFVPVLATLADEELDGDMSATWDRLEELSGNVGLIGDDDQLTTNLIDGEISACTLIGANTYNAMQDDQPVDYTVPEEGAVAKRDAMYTPRGQEDGAVHWGQEFINYAASADINGPWSEGLGVAPLHGDAEVPDWMAESEMFPTSEEQFNSMITVDPANYVENSSYWSSQFNEITQS; translated from the coding sequence ATGAGCAACAGAACGACTGATTCGAACCGAACTGTAACGCGCCGGGCGTTCCTCGGGACCGCCGGCGGGGCGTCGGCGATAGCGCTTGCCGGCTGTAACGGGCTGGGCGGGAACTCATCGTCGGACGGCGAACCGTCGAAACCGGATAGCCTCGTCGTCCGCGCGTGGGGCGGCGCCTGGCAGGAGAATCTCCAGAGCGAGGTCGCGGAACCGTTCACCGACGAGACGGGCATCGAAATCGAGTACGACAACACCAGCGAAGAGGTCATGCAGGGCCAGATTCGGACGGCGCTGAACCAGAACCGCGCGCCGCCGGTCAACGTCAACTGGTCGACGACGCTCCAGTCGTACAAGGCCGCGGACGCGGACCTGATGGTGCCGCTCGACACCGACGTGGTGACGAACCTCTCGGGGCTCCTTCCGGCCGCGCAACCCAACATCGGCGACGCCGACTGGCCGTTCGCGAGTCTCTACTCGTACGTGTACTCGCTGTCGTACAACACGGACAAAGTCGACTCGGCACCCACCTCGTGGGAGGAGCTGTGGGGCGACGGATGGAGCGACGGCCTCGGCTTCTATCAGGGCGGCACCGGGTTCGTCCCGGTGCTCGCAACGCTCGCGGACGAAGAGCTGGACGGGGACATGTCCGCGACGTGGGACCGCCTTGAGGAGCTCTCCGGGAACGTCGGCCTCATCGGCGACGACGACCAGCTCACGACGAACCTCATCGACGGCGAGATATCGGCGTGTACTCTCATCGGGGCGAACACGTACAACGCGATGCAAGACGACCAGCCGGTCGACTACACGGTCCCCGAGGAGGGGGCCGTCGCGAAGCGCGACGCGATGTACACGCCACGGGGCCAGGAGGACGGCGCCGTCCACTGGGGCCAGGAGTTCATCAACTACGCAGCCAGCGCCGACATAAACGGCCCGTGGTCCGAGGGCCTCGGCGTCGCGCCGCTTCACGGCGACGCGGAAGTCCCCGACTGGATGGCCGAGTCCGAGATGTTCCCGACCAGCGAGGAGCAGTTCAACAGCATGATAACGGTCGACCCAGCCAACTACGTTGAGAACAGCTCGTACTGGTCCAGCCAGTTCAACGAGATCACGCAGTCGTAA
- a CDS encoding ABC transporter permease: MDALIEAKNRTPVDFSQGIGDRFGYALIAPGFLLISFLAVGMALLTWYSFLTYDPVEIFTYEYTLENWIRFVETPAHHRILFRTLLYSAVVTVVCVALSIPYAYLIIRTKNSLFRNLLLFGLFVPFFTGVIIRAYGWLIILGENGIVNWLLARVGISSIGFIGTPFAVLVGLIQYMLPFGVLMLTPAIASIDEDLERAAQNCGANQLETFRYVVLPLARPGLSASIIVIFTLSVANYSIPNLLGSGQLSFVANFIYNKLFTTLNYPFAAVLSLILVGIASLVVMAIFKLYGTGTLGSEVDGA, from the coding sequence ATGGACGCCCTCATCGAAGCCAAGAACCGCACCCCTGTGGACTTCTCACAGGGCATCGGTGACCGGTTCGGGTATGCTCTCATCGCGCCGGGCTTCCTCCTCATCAGCTTTCTCGCCGTCGGCATGGCGCTGCTGACGTGGTACAGCTTCCTCACCTACGACCCGGTCGAGATATTCACCTACGAGTACACCCTCGAGAACTGGATTCGGTTCGTCGAGACGCCGGCACACCACCGGATACTGTTCCGGACGCTGCTGTACTCTGCCGTCGTCACCGTGGTCTGTGTCGCCCTGTCGATACCGTACGCCTACCTCATCATCCGAACGAAGAACAGCCTGTTCCGCAACCTGCTGTTGTTCGGGCTGTTCGTCCCCTTCTTTACCGGCGTCATCATCCGCGCGTACGGCTGGCTCATCATCCTCGGCGAGAACGGCATCGTCAACTGGCTGCTAGCGAGGGTCGGCATCAGTTCCATCGGGTTCATCGGCACGCCGTTTGCCGTGCTGGTCGGGCTGATACAGTACATGCTCCCGTTCGGGGTGTTGATGCTGACGCCGGCGATCGCAAGCATCGACGAGGACCTCGAACGGGCGGCACAGAACTGTGGCGCGAACCAGCTCGAGACGTTCCGCTACGTCGTGCTCCCCCTGGCGCGGCCGGGGCTCTCGGCGTCTATCATCGTGATATTCACGCTCTCGGTCGCGAACTACTCGATTCCGAACCTGCTCGGCTCCGGGCAGCTCAGCTTCGTCGCGAACTTCATCTACAACAAGCTGTTCACGACGCTTAACTATCCGTTCGCCGCGGTGCTGAGCCTCATCCTCGTCGGCATCGCGTCACTCGTCGTGATGGCGATATTCAAGCTGTACGGCACTGGCACCCTCGGCTCGGAGGTCGATGGCGCATGA
- a CDS encoding ABC transporter permease, with product MIGIRSSLRALRTDHPFLLGFALLEMVFLILPSAIVLVVSIGPSEIVTFPPSGFTLRWYGSLLGDAGYAEPFVHSLYAATLCTLLSIPIGVATAIGLNRYDIRFKDGFQTYFLLPFTVPLVVSGVILLILFGRIGWIGDLWAVGLALTIINLPFMIWSVASSVNAFDPTLENAAKSLGAEEIQTFTHVTFPSLMPGVISGALLMFMLGLNEFLVSLIITTRTTETLPVAIYSAIRGNISPQIAAIASVYVIIAVVAIVVADRVVGLDRFLHS from the coding sequence ATGATTGGCATCCGGTCCTCCCTCCGGGCGCTCCGGACCGACCACCCCTTCCTGCTCGGGTTTGCGCTCCTGGAGATGGTGTTTCTCATTCTCCCCTCGGCCATCGTGCTGGTCGTCTCTATCGGGCCGAGCGAAATCGTCACCTTCCCCCCGTCCGGGTTCACGCTGAGGTGGTACGGCTCGCTGCTCGGCGACGCGGGGTACGCGGAGCCGTTCGTACACAGCCTCTACGCGGCGACGCTGTGTACCCTGCTCTCGATTCCTATCGGCGTCGCCACCGCCATCGGCCTGAACCGGTACGACATCCGGTTCAAGGACGGGTTCCAGACGTACTTCCTGCTCCCGTTTACCGTCCCGCTGGTCGTCTCGGGGGTCATCCTGCTCATTCTCTTCGGCCGCATCGGGTGGATCGGCGACCTCTGGGCCGTCGGGCTGGCGCTGACGATAATCAACCTCCCGTTCATGATATGGAGCGTCGCGTCGAGCGTCAACGCGTTCGACCCGACTCTGGAGAACGCCGCCAAGAGCCTCGGTGCCGAAGAGATACAGACGTTCACGCACGTCACCTTCCCCTCGCTGATGCCCGGAGTCATCTCCGGGGCGCTGTTGATGTTCATGCTCGGTCTCAACGAGTTCCTGGTGAGCCTCATCATCACAACTCGGACGACTGAGACGCTTCCAGTCGCCATCTACAGCGCCATCCGCGGGAACATCAGCCCACAGATAGCGGCCATCGCGAGCGTCTACGTCATCATCGCCGTCGTCGCCATCGTCGTCGCCGACCGCGTCGTCGGTCTGGACCGGTTCCTGCACTCGTGA
- the hutU gene encoding urocanate hydratase gives MSQDGLEPSSETPSDEWLSYQGAPTGTDIECEGWRQEAALRMLNNNLDPEVAEDPEDLVVYGGAGRAARSWDAYDAILSELRELGDEETLLVQSGKPVGRFPTHERAPRVLIANSNLVGHWDNWDHFHELEADGKIMYGQMTAGSWAYIGTQGIIQGTYETLAELARQEYDGDLRGNTVVTSGLGGMSGAQPLAVTMNYGVCIVAEIDESRIDRRIETGYCMEKVGTLDEAIERASEAAEAGEPYSVGVHMNAAEMLEEMLERDFVPDVITDQTSAHDVMEGYYPSGYTTEEAEELRERDPDRYREESLDTMERHLDAILTMQDRGAVAFEYGNNIRGQVQEHRDRDDAFDFPGFVPAYIRPQFCRGRGPFRWAALSGDPEDIYRTDEAVLELFPEKERLARWIDLAQEQVQFQGLPSRVCWLGYNTDGEGDESEESLTERARFALRINELVAEGEIAAPIVVTRDHLDAGSVASPFRETEDMKDGTDAVADWPILNALLNCAAGADIVSVHDGGGVGIGNSLHANNHVVLDGSELAAEKARRVFTTDPGMGVVRHADAGYEEAIDEADESDVPIPMRDNET, from the coding sequence ATGAGTCAGGACGGACTCGAACCGTCGAGTGAGACGCCCAGCGACGAGTGGCTCTCGTATCAGGGAGCGCCGACAGGGACGGACATAGAGTGTGAGGGGTGGCGACAGGAGGCCGCCCTCCGCATGCTCAACAACAACCTCGACCCCGAGGTCGCCGAGGACCCGGAGGACCTCGTCGTCTACGGCGGGGCCGGACGCGCGGCCCGTTCCTGGGACGCCTACGACGCCATCCTCTCGGAGCTCCGGGAGCTGGGTGACGAGGAGACGCTGCTCGTCCAGTCGGGCAAACCGGTCGGCCGGTTCCCGACACACGAACGGGCCCCGCGGGTCCTCATCGCGAACTCGAACCTGGTCGGGCACTGGGACAACTGGGACCACTTCCACGAACTCGAAGCCGACGGGAAGATAATGTACGGCCAGATGACGGCCGGCTCGTGGGCCTACATCGGGACCCAGGGCATCATCCAGGGGACCTACGAGACGCTCGCCGAACTCGCCAGACAGGAGTACGACGGCGACCTCCGGGGCAACACCGTCGTCACCTCGGGACTGGGCGGGATGAGCGGCGCCCAGCCGCTCGCGGTGACGATGAACTACGGCGTCTGTATCGTCGCCGAGATCGACGAGTCGCGTATCGACCGCCGCATCGAGACCGGCTACTGCATGGAGAAAGTCGGGACGCTTGACGAGGCCATCGAGCGCGCGTCGGAAGCCGCCGAGGCGGGCGAACCGTACAGCGTCGGCGTCCACATGAACGCCGCCGAGATGCTCGAAGAGATGCTGGAGCGGGACTTCGTCCCCGACGTCATCACCGACCAGACCAGCGCCCACGACGTGATGGAGGGGTACTACCCGTCGGGCTACACGACCGAGGAGGCCGAGGAACTCCGCGAGCGCGACCCCGACCGGTACCGCGAGGAGAGCCTCGACACCATGGAGCGGCACCTCGACGCCATCCTGACGATGCAGGACCGCGGCGCGGTCGCGTTCGAGTACGGCAACAACATCCGCGGGCAGGTACAGGAACACCGCGACCGGGACGACGCCTTCGACTTCCCCGGGTTCGTGCCGGCGTACATCCGTCCGCAGTTCTGCCGTGGCCGGGGCCCGTTCCGCTGGGCGGCTCTCTCGGGGGACCCGGAGGACATCTACCGCACCGACGAGGCGGTCCTGGAGCTGTTCCCCGAGAAGGAGCGCCTCGCCCGGTGGATCGACCTCGCCCAGGAGCAGGTGCAGTTCCAGGGGCTCCCGAGCCGCGTCTGCTGGCTCGGATACAACACCGACGGCGAGGGCGACGAGAGCGAGGAGTCCCTGACCGAGCGCGCTCGCTTCGCCCTCCGCATCAACGAACTCGTCGCCGAGGGTGAGATAGCGGCCCCCATCGTCGTCACCCGGGACCACCTCGACGCCGGCAGCGTCGCCAGCCCGTTCCGCGAGACCGAGGACATGAAAGACGGCACCGACGCGGTCGCCGACTGGCCCATCCTCAACGCCCTGCTCAACTGCGCCGCCGGCGCCGACATCGTCAGCGTCCACGACGGCGGCGGCGTCGGCATCGGCAACTCGCTGCACGCGAACAACCACGTCGTCCTCGACGGCTCGGAGCTGGCCGCCGAGAAGGCCCGCCGCGTCTTCACGACGGACCCGGGGATGGGCGTCGTTCGCCACGCCGACGCCGGCTACGAGGAAGCCATCGACGAGGCCGACGAGTCCGACGTGCCGATTCCCATGCGGGACAACGAGACATGA
- the hutI gene encoding imidazolonepropionase — translation MSYTVVHDAGEVVTGPADGDETLETVTDAAVVIEDGTVSEVGPSEEIAAAHPPENAEAAVDADGNCVLPGFVDSHTHALFAGDRSDEFEAKLSGESYQDILAEGGGILRTVRNVREATDAELAEGLRARLDVMLEHGTTTAEVKSGYGLDTETELRMLSVIDRVDEGHPVDLVPTFMGAHAVPEDTTAEAYTESVVTEQLPAVADQGIARFCDVFCEADVFSVEQSRRILDAGREHGLTPKIHADEFERLGGSGLAAELGAASADHLLQSTPDDAARLADSGVVPVFLPGTAFGLDGEYPALEPFRERGTLPAVATDFNPNCYAPTLGFAATLACVGIGMTPAEAVRSITERGAAAIDRTDGSGTVRPGAPGDVVVLDAPSYRHLPYKYDINLVETVVKNGAVVV, via the coding sequence GTGAGCTACACCGTCGTTCACGACGCCGGGGAAGTCGTCACCGGTCCGGCCGACGGGGACGAGACGCTCGAAACGGTGACCGACGCGGCCGTGGTAATCGAGGACGGGACGGTCAGCGAGGTGGGGCCGTCCGAGGAGATTGCCGCCGCGCATCCGCCGGAGAACGCCGAAGCCGCCGTCGACGCCGACGGGAACTGCGTCCTCCCCGGCTTCGTCGACTCGCACACCCACGCGCTCTTCGCCGGCGACCGGTCCGACGAGTTCGAGGCGAAGCTCTCGGGGGAGTCCTATCAGGACATCCTCGCCGAGGGCGGCGGTATCCTCCGGACCGTCCGCAACGTCCGGGAAGCGACCGACGCCGAACTCGCCGAGGGGCTCCGGGCCCGTCTCGACGTGATGCTGGAACACGGGACGACGACGGCCGAGGTGAAGTCCGGGTACGGGCTCGACACCGAGACCGAACTGCGGATGCTCTCGGTCATCGACCGGGTCGACGAGGGCCACCCGGTCGACCTCGTCCCGACGTTCATGGGCGCACACGCGGTCCCCGAGGATACGACCGCCGAGGCGTACACGGAGTCGGTCGTCACCGAGCAACTCCCCGCGGTGGCCGACCAGGGCATCGCGCGGTTCTGTGACGTGTTCTGTGAGGCGGACGTCTTCTCCGTCGAGCAGTCCCGCCGCATCCTCGACGCCGGCCGGGAGCACGGGCTCACGCCGAAAATCCACGCCGACGAGTTCGAGCGACTCGGCGGCTCGGGGCTCGCCGCCGAACTGGGCGCGGCCAGCGCCGACCACCTGCTGCAGTCGACCCCCGATGACGCCGCGCGTCTCGCCGACAGCGGCGTCGTACCCGTGTTCCTCCCCGGGACCGCGTTCGGCCTCGACGGCGAGTACCCGGCCCTGGAGCCCTTCCGGGAGCGGGGGACGCTGCCGGCGGTCGCGACCGACTTCAACCCCAACTGTTACGCGCCGACGCTGGGCTTTGCGGCGACGCTCGCCTGCGTCGGTATCGGCATGACGCCCGCCGAAGCCGTGCGCAGCATCACCGAGCGCGGCGCCGCGGCCATCGATCGCACCGACGGCAGCGGGACCGTCCGCCCCGGTGCGCCCGGCGACGTGGTCGTCCTCGACGCCCCGTCGTACCGACACCTCCCCTACAAGTACGACATCAACCTCGTCGAGACGGTCGTCAAGAACGGCGCCGTGGTCGTCTGA
- a CDS encoding right-handed parallel beta-helix repeat-containing protein, protein MERSRRGMLASVAGVLALAGCGRPESAGPDERSTIAASLETRAKQQMDEPNEQRVSTEALVDEYEADRYVLARGEQFHAIDDAEETLVRADDLGRAINEAQATLTDGRVLVAASGLLGVPIEQADQISLAGLDERGELTPTEDAGESYALYRASDGTTGGRFESLTLDMQYRGGSAISVDRCSGLVLNDLDIDNVGVAGVVLSGSESVDIRDSRFEGISKEAVSLTNCSAVRVESCTVTEANNAAAVANSSDITISAVDARATDYSAFTIEDYTTNWEVSDCTAIDSGSTPFSASTALNGAFVGCVAEGMTKANEAGFEIEYNSDQDEENRRNPVRGCSVVSCTARDCNVGFYTREDEAHDTGTPVIRPRFIDCTATGCDTGLFIGANVEEAIVENFDAVDCNTDIVDNGVRTIIDGKSENAGNPSSEGQWFGQAATAAELDVVVEDTSDGTQYTATEQGGWQPR, encoded by the coding sequence ATGGAACGGTCACGCAGAGGGATGCTGGCTTCTGTCGCCGGCGTGCTCGCGCTCGCGGGCTGTGGGCGGCCAGAGAGCGCCGGGCCGGACGAGCGATCCACTATCGCGGCCAGTCTGGAAACCCGCGCAAAACAGCAGATGGACGAACCGAACGAACAGCGCGTTTCGACCGAGGCGCTCGTCGACGAGTACGAGGCGGACCGCTACGTTCTCGCCCGGGGCGAGCAGTTTCACGCCATCGACGATGCGGAGGAAACCCTGGTACGGGCCGACGACCTCGGACGCGCCATCAACGAGGCGCAGGCGACCCTCACGGACGGCCGTGTCCTCGTGGCCGCCAGCGGCCTGCTGGGCGTCCCAATCGAGCAAGCGGACCAGATATCCCTCGCCGGTCTCGACGAGCGGGGGGAGCTGACGCCGACCGAGGACGCCGGCGAATCCTACGCGCTCTACCGAGCATCGGACGGGACGACCGGAGGCCGGTTCGAATCGCTCACGCTCGATATGCAGTACCGGGGCGGGTCAGCTATCTCCGTTGACCGGTGTTCTGGGTTGGTTCTGAACGACCTCGACATCGACAATGTCGGGGTAGCCGGAGTCGTCCTCTCCGGCAGCGAATCGGTCGATATACGCGATTCCCGGTTCGAGGGCATCAGCAAGGAGGCGGTCTCGCTCACGAACTGTTCGGCTGTCCGGGTCGAGTCGTGTACCGTGACCGAGGCAAACAATGCCGCTGCCGTGGCAAACTCGTCGGATATCACTATCAGTGCCGTCGACGCTCGGGCAACGGATTACAGCGCCTTCACCATCGAGGACTACACCACGAACTGGGAAGTGAGCGACTGTACGGCCATCGACAGCGGGAGCACGCCCTTTAGCGCGTCAACCGCACTCAACGGCGCGTTCGTCGGCTGTGTCGCCGAAGGGATGACGAAAGCAAACGAGGCCGGGTTCGAAATCGAATACAACTCGGACCAGGACGAGGAGAACCGTCGGAACCCGGTCCGTGGCTGTTCCGTCGTGTCGTGTACGGCCCGGGACTGCAACGTCGGCTTCTACACCCGGGAGGACGAAGCGCACGATACGGGGACCCCCGTCATCAGGCCGCGATTTATCGACTGTACTGCGACCGGCTGTGACACCGGGCTCTTCATCGGCGCCAACGTCGAGGAGGCGATAGTCGAGAACTTCGACGCGGTCGACTGCAACACCGATATCGTCGACAACGGGGTGCGGACGATAATCGACGGGAAGAGCGAGAACGCGGGTAACCCGTCGTCCGAGGGGCAGTGGTTCGGGCAGGCGGCAACGGCCGCGGAACTCGATGTCGTCGTCGAGGACACGTCGGACGGAACCCAGTACACCGCGACGGAGCAGGGCGGCTGGCAGCCCCGCTGA
- a CDS encoding DUF7119 family protein, whose amino-acid sequence MPDDAPSTGRESPVGKPVIRGDPTFAGEHADEAVEFDPDDPDSLELAAQTVRRFSENTAGADDNVYMLRGAAACAALVRGEGSYKAAAERAGGDATVAFIRKWSRVHDLPRSIRVHVAKGEIAPTAAKHIARLAGEARLLLAWAALDHDLTVRQIRAVASGVNNGSTIEDALAAEGYRLGELTIDIDTDAYCKLRRRAALDATDPSSVVTESLESTLGDGP is encoded by the coding sequence ATGCCTGACGACGCACCGTCGACCGGCCGGGAGTCGCCGGTCGGGAAGCCGGTCATCCGTGGCGACCCGACGTTTGCCGGGGAACACGCCGACGAGGCCGTCGAGTTCGACCCCGACGACCCCGACAGCCTCGAACTCGCCGCACAGACCGTGCGGCGCTTCTCCGAGAACACCGCCGGAGCCGACGACAACGTCTACATGCTGCGCGGCGCAGCGGCGTGTGCCGCGCTCGTCCGCGGTGAGGGGTCCTACAAGGCCGCTGCGGAACGAGCGGGCGGCGACGCCACCGTCGCCTTCATCCGGAAGTGGTCCCGCGTCCACGACCTCCCCCGTTCGATTCGCGTCCACGTCGCCAAGGGGGAAATCGCCCCGACCGCCGCGAAACACATCGCCCGGCTGGCCGGCGAGGCCCGCCTCCTGCTCGCCTGGGCCGCGCTGGACCACGACCTGACGGTGCGACAGATACGCGCCGTCGCCAGCGGCGTCAACAACGGCTCGACCATCGAGGACGCCCTCGCGGCCGAGGGGTACCGGCTCGGCGAGCTCACCATCGACATCGACACCGACGCCTACTGCAAACTCCGCCGCCGCGCCGCACTCGATGCGACCGACCCCAGCAGCGTCGTCACGGAGTCGCTGGAATCGACGCTCGGCGACGGACCGTAA
- a CDS encoding nitrite/sulfite reductase: protein MPTKVEGWKDEIYGNEIREHLMEFAEEGWESIPEDEHDAWFERFKWWGLYHQRSGQESYFMMRIGTPNGVIKPGQLEVIGEIARDYASGPADNPEFGPAVCDWTTRQSIQLHWIKIEDIPEIFEKLESVGLSTQQACGDSWRNIVGCPVAGKDKHEHVDAWPVAEELHETFKGNDDYANLPRKWKVAITGCDEGCGQGDINDLAFEPAEKNGEVGFNVRVGGGLSRKEARLARDIDVWVPADQAADVAHGMSSLFREYGDREDRFNARIKFLMDEWGPEKMRQVLQDEFVDFELETAGEDMRDQYTYNSGGQTGHNDHVGIHEQPDGNYYVGLNVLVGRMGAEDTLELAELAEEYGSGEVRLTQRQNVIIMDVPEENLDDLKSEPLLEDYSPNPSPFMRGSIACTGTEYCSLSIVETKNRQVRYARWLKDNVSLPDDHEDFHIHLSGCTASCAQPQIADISLRGMKTRKDGEPVEALDIGLGGGLGEDPRFADWVEMRVPADEVPGAIQNLVNSFKELRDDSETFRDFVEARDEDTLADLVEPEETDYHDPYMHNTKMTWYPYAEDDDMQSSPAPTDGDGQPLPSDD, encoded by the coding sequence ATGCCGACAAAAGTCGAAGGATGGAAAGACGAAATCTACGGCAACGAGATCCGCGAGCACCTCATGGAGTTCGCGGAGGAGGGATGGGAGTCCATCCCGGAGGACGAACACGACGCGTGGTTCGAGCGCTTCAAGTGGTGGGGGCTGTACCACCAGCGCTCGGGTCAGGAGTCGTACTTCATGATGCGCATCGGGACGCCCAACGGCGTCATCAAACCGGGTCAGCTGGAGGTCATCGGCGAAATCGCCCGCGACTACGCCAGCGGTCCCGCCGACAACCCAGAGTTCGGGCCGGCGGTCTGTGACTGGACGACGCGCCAGTCCATCCAGCTCCACTGGATAAAGATAGAGGACATCCCGGAGATATTCGAGAAGCTCGAATCCGTCGGCCTCTCGACCCAGCAGGCCTGTGGCGACTCCTGGCGTAACATCGTCGGCTGCCCGGTCGCCGGCAAGGACAAGCACGAACACGTCGACGCCTGGCCGGTCGCCGAGGAGCTCCACGAGACGTTCAAGGGCAACGACGACTACGCGAACCTCCCGCGCAAGTGGAAAGTCGCCATCACCGGCTGTGACGAGGGCTGTGGCCAGGGCGACATCAACGACCTCGCCTTCGAGCCCGCCGAGAAGAACGGCGAAGTCGGCTTCAACGTCCGCGTCGGCGGCGGCCTCTCCCGGAAGGAGGCCCGCCTCGCCCGCGACATCGACGTCTGGGTCCCGGCCGACCAGGCCGCCGACGTCGCCCACGGCATGTCCTCGCTGTTCCGCGAGTATGGCGACCGCGAGGACCGCTTCAACGCCCGCATCAAGTTCCTCATGGACGAGTGGGGCCCCGAGAAGATGCGCCAGGTCCTCCAGGACGAGTTCGTCGACTTCGAGCTCGAAACTGCCGGCGAGGACATGCGCGACCAGTACACCTACAACTCCGGCGGCCAGACCGGCCACAACGACCACGTCGGTATCCACGAACAGCCCGACGGCAACTACTACGTCGGCCTGAACGTGCTGGTCGGCCGGATGGGCGCCGAGGACACGCTGGAACTGGCCGAACTCGCCGAGGAGTACGGCTCCGGCGAGGTCCGGCTCACGCAGCGACAGAACGTCATCATCATGGACGTTCCCGAGGAGAACCTCGATGACCTCAAGAGCGAGCCCCTGCTCGAGGACTACTCGCCGAACCCGTCGCCGTTCATGCGCGGCTCTATCGCCTGTACCGGCACCGAGTACTGCTCCCTGTCAATCGTCGAGACGAAGAACCGCCAGGTCCGCTACGCCCGCTGGCTCAAGGACAACGTCTCCCTGCCCGACGACCACGAGGACTTCCACATCCACCTCTCGGGCTGTACGGCCTCCTGTGCCCAGCCCCAGATCGCCGACATCTCCCTGCGCGGCATGAAGACCCGCAAGGACGGCGAACCGGTCGAGGCGCTGGACATCGGCCTGGGCGGCGGCCTCGGCGAGGACCCGCGCTTTGCCGACTGGGTCGAGATGCGCGTCCCCGCCGACGAGGTGCCCGGCGCCATCCAGAACCTCGTCAACAGCTTCAAAGAGCTCCGCGACGACAGCGAGACGTTCCGCGACTTCGTCGAAGCGCGCGACGAGGACACCCTCGCTGACCTCGTCGAGCCCGAGGAGACCGACTACCACGACCCCTACATGCACAACACGAAGATGACGTGGTACCCCTACGCCGAGGACGACGACATGCAGTCCTCGCCGGCCCCGACCGACGGGGACGGACAGCCGCTCCCCTCCGACGACTGA
- a CDS encoding matrixin family metalloprotease, giving the protein MDRRRAGVLALLLVAGGVAGCGALVERTDDLTESDEHPFADETVTVSVAGTDRERALAADGLAYWADNASEYAGFGVDFRVLSPGVTPTDGPDVDLRFVGTVGACGDTEFPAGCAPRVNASTGVDRPATVEIRRGLDDESTRVVVRHEAGHLLGLTHADRPRAVMAHERDLATLPRPNATERANPWNDTSLTVALATEGEQRDRYRTELDYALDYVRDGADGAVPEGVSVRVVADPEAADVTVRPVPTDDCTADAASCLLLEGADPDRDGAIETYTGAEIRLVGLDTDAASWHIASQFVRTFHTGDSPDRLADATDRRGDWHG; this is encoded by the coding sequence ATGGATAGACGACGCGCCGGCGTGTTAGCTCTCCTGCTCGTCGCGGGCGGGGTGGCCGGCTGTGGCGCGCTCGTCGAGCGGACCGACGACCTGACCGAGAGCGACGAGCATCCCTTCGCCGACGAGACGGTGACCGTCTCCGTGGCGGGAACCGACCGAGAGCGGGCGCTGGCCGCCGACGGACTGGCCTACTGGGCGGACAACGCGAGCGAGTACGCCGGCTTCGGCGTCGACTTCCGGGTGCTTTCACCCGGTGTGACGCCGACGGACGGGCCAGATGTCGACCTGCGCTTCGTCGGGACGGTGGGCGCCTGTGGCGACACCGAGTTCCCGGCCGGCTGTGCGCCCCGAGTCAACGCCTCGACCGGCGTCGACCGCCCGGCGACCGTCGAGATACGGCGGGGACTGGACGACGAGTCGACGCGGGTGGTCGTCCGCCACGAGGCGGGCCACCTGCTGGGGCTCACCCACGCCGACCGGCCGCGCGCCGTGATGGCCCACGAGCGGGACCTGGCGACGCTGCCCCGGCCGAACGCCACCGAGCGCGCGAACCCCTGGAACGACACGTCGCTGACGGTCGCACTGGCCACGGAGGGCGAGCAGCGGGACCGCTATCGGACGGAACTCGACTACGCGCTCGACTACGTCCGCGACGGCGCCGACGGGGCCGTTCCAGAGGGCGTCTCCGTTCGCGTCGTCGCGGACCCCGAGGCCGCCGACGTGACCGTCCGCCCCGTCCCGACGGACGACTGCACCGCGGATGCGGCGTCGTGTCTGCTGCTCGAAGGGGCCGACCCGGACAGGGACGGCGCCATCGAGACCTACACGGGCGCCGAGATACGCCTCGTCGGGCTCGACACCGACGCCGCGAGCTGGCACATCGCCTCGCAGTTCGTGCGGACGTTCCACACCGGCGACAGCCCCGACCGGCTGGCCGACGCCACCGACCGGCGGGGCGACTGGCACGGATAG